The Sylvia atricapilla isolate bSylAtr1 chromosome 14, bSylAtr1.pri, whole genome shotgun sequence genome includes the window TTGGCTCGTCTACAAGGGGAAACCTCAGAGTGCCCTTCAGGCAGTTAAAAACTTGGTGTGAAGAGTCAGCTCTCAGGACTGCAGGGGGCTGAGAAATCAAAGAACAACATGAGCAGGAACGCTGCTGGAAATCAAGATGTTCAGAGCCTGGTCAGTGGCCTTGAGTCAGGAGGGAGGGTTGGGAATGTTGCACGCCAGGGTTCCAGGAGCCAGGTTTTGTCTGGGAGAATATACTGAAGTATAAAGCTAGGACTGGGGGAGAGAGAACCCTGCAGTACACAGTGAACGTGGCATTCCTTCAGTTTGGCCATCCTGTTGTTTGCAACGTTGCTTATGGTGTGCTAGAGCTTGTGTTTATGGCTTCTTCCAACAGAGGCAAGTTTTTAGAGATGTGTGAAGGACTCCTGGCCAGAGTGGAGCCGCCCCTTCGCAGCGTGCTGGAGCAAGCCAGTAAGTGGGTGTGGGGTGGGGGGCTCTGCATGCAGACAGGAGCCCCCAGAGTACAGGCTTCCTTTGCATGTTGGACACAAGGGTTTACCACAAACAACAATTTCTTGCTTAGGAGttacaagatttaaaaaactTTCTCGCTCAAGCCGAGAGCTGAAATTTTTACTGCTTAGAAACTTAGCCCAAAGTTGGTCTGTTAAAACTTCTGGTTTATGGTGTCGGTGTATTCATGTGAACAAGAAGCGTTTCATCTATAGTCTGACTCCTTTCTAGGGTTGAAGAAGGAGGATATTTATGCGGTAGAGATAGTTGGTGGTACCACAAGAATCCCTGCGGTAAAAGAGAAGATCAGTAAATTTTTTGGCAAAGAAGTCAGTACGACCCTGAATGCAGATGAGGCTGTGGCACGAGGCTGTGCACTGCAGGTAAAAAGTGCTGTTTGTTTTAGCTGTGAGAATATTCAGCAGCATCAGTAGCTACTTGCTGAATGAAATGCTTGTTCACCAAAAGTCTGAATATTTGTAATGTGGCTTTTGTGCTCTTGCAGTGTGCAATTTTGTCCCCGGCTTTCAAAGTGAGAGAGTTTTCTATCACAGATTTGATACCATATCCCATCTCTTTGCGATGGAATTCGCCAGCAGAGGAAGGCCTGTGGTAAGACCAGTACAGTCTTCTTGTATGTTACAGCTTAAAATTACTGCACATGGCTAGAGTAAATAGCAAACATCAGTAAATACCCTTAGAACAGGGTATTTCCAGGGTTTAATGCCCATGTAACACTCCACTTTTGATACTTGATGGTGGAAAATAAGACCAAGGTTGAGTGGCAGTTTGGCACTTCTGCATGGCTGTTTGTGTTACTTAGCTTAAAGGATCAGGACAGGCTTGTCACTTCTTAAGGAAACTCTTCCCCTAAGAGCATCTAGAAGTGTTTTGTTACCTTACCAGTGGTTGCCATACTGAACACaggctgtgttttctcttgcaGTGACTGTGAGGTCTTCCCCAAGAACCACCCTGCTCCCTTTTCCAAGGTCCTCACTTTCTACAGGAAGGAGCCCTTCACTCTGGAGGCCTACTACAGTTCCCCCAAGGAGCTGCCTTACCCAGACCCTGCTATAGGTTAGCACCTTTCTGTACCTTTAATAACTAAGAGTCTTTTCTATGTTTCAATCTTTTCTGTCTAATTATGTAATCTGGATATGCAGCCTACTGCAAATGCTCTCAGGACAACATTTCAAATGGATTTTCAGTAAAATAGGTGGAGTAACAGGAAGTTTATGGGTAAAAAGAGCATCCTAATACTGGAGCAAACCTGGAAGGGGCACACTGAGAGTTGTGCAGTCTTTTGCTCTGAAAAAGAAGTAACACCAGGTTTTACATAAGGAATTCCCAACAGCTGTGCCCCAGCATGGCTGAGTGAAAATTCTGGATTGTCCAACTGAAAGAGGTTTTAACATTCCCTGAGCACATTGCAGtgagctgtgtctgcagcagttGCGGTTTACTTTGCATTCAGCACTTAGGTTAATCAAaagggtttgcttttttcctctctgtttagCTCATTTCTTGGTTCAGAAGGTCACTCCTCAAACAGATGGATCCAGTTCCAAAGTGAAGGTCAAAGTCAGAGTAAACATCCATGGCATCTTCAGCGTCTCCAGTGCATCTCTGGTGGAGGTTCATAAATCCGATGAGAACGAGGAGCCCATGGAGACGGATCAGCAcgccaaggaggaggaggtaaCAACAGCctcactgctccagctgctcacaACCCCCATGAGGCACAGCTGGCCAAGGGCTCAGCCTTGTGTAAGGCTTTACTACACGTGCCCACTACTGAAATGGTGTAATGTGTTACACCAGTCATAGATCTCTTGAAACCAGGACTTGAGATGTAGATCAAATTCTTAATGATGGAGCTGTGGCTTGCTGGAGCAAAGAGTGGGAGCTCATAATTTATTCCTTCAGTTTTCgttctgtttgttttgcctAAAGAGCATTAGAGGTGTTGAGGGATCAGCCTAGGAACTGAAACAGTGATCTGCATTTGTATAATGTGTGAAATTGGATctctctgaatttcagaagatGCAAGTAGACGAGGAGCAACAAAaggctgaagagcagcagcaaacccagcctGAAAATAAGGCAGAGTCTGAAGAAATGGAGGTAACAGCAGCATTTGAGACCTTACTTTCATGAGATTCCTGAGAATATGAGGAGTGTGAGCATACCTGTTGCCTTTGTCATGGTTCTGGAAGctgaacatttatttcagtgcacTGGTGGTCTATTGTGACTGGAGCTCTAGAAAGGACACAAATGCACTGATAACTGCAGACCTGTCAGGTGACCCAGTACTGATAAAATGGGGGAACTCTCCTGTTCAGGGAAGAAGTAGTCATTTAGTATTCAGTAACAGTGTTCTGCCATGAGCACCCTCCCCTGTGAATCCAGTCAGAGTGTCCAGGAAAGGTCAGTGGCTGCATTAATTGTCtcaggcttcagcagctgaggtGTCAGAATGGCAGGGAGTGATTGCTTCTCTTGTTGAGAACCAGCTCCTGATGTAAACCTTGTTTGCTCCCGTTGAACAACGCTGTTTTTACTGTGAAtgtctttctgtatttttaatgcagacTTGTCAGGCTGACTCAAAGGACAAGAAGGTGGATCAGCCACCCCaggccaagaaggccaaagtGAAGACGACCACAGTGGACCTTCCCATCGAGAACCAGCTGGTGTGGCAGATTGGGAAGGACATGCTCAACTTGTTCATTGAGAACGAGGTAAATTCTTCTTGCCCAAGCTAAAAATGTCACTTGTTGGTCTCCAGAAATGTTGTTAAGGATGGTCAAGGAAAGgattaaaaggaataaaacaagcAGTTAGAAGTCTGAAAGGAACAACAGTGCCCCGTGGAGGCAGAATACATTCATTGCTCCTGGTCAGGGGAGCTGTCACTCTCAAAGAGCTGTTCTCCTGGAAACCTCCAGAATCACCTGCAGGTACAAGGTGCAGGTGACCCTCAGGGTGGAGGTtcctcagctggaggaggatCATCCTGTGCTGTATTGGACATCACACCAAAACTGAAATGAGTTTTCAGTGCTGTGTTAGAACAGTTCTGTAAATCACAGCTTTGCAAAATCTTCATCTGGTCTGAGCCTTTGCTAACAAAGTGTCCTGgaaataaatgttaaataataAGCTTTTCAGCCAATTAATTTGACACCTTGTTCCCAGGGTAAGATGATAATGCAGGAtaagctggagaaggagaggaatgATGCCAAGAATGCAGTGGAGGAGTACGTGTATGAAATGAGAGACAAACTCTGCGGTGTTTACGAGAAATTCATCAGTGAGGATGTGAGTACTGCTGCTGATTGTCCTCATACATTGTGGTACAGTCAGCAGTTGGATTTAGTAACTCTTGACCTCTGTAACATACTTTTGTTTATATAAATTACAAATTCAGACTTGGAATTTGAGGAAATAATTGTAACCTTTCTGGCTCTGATGGTAATCTTATGTGTGGGCACCTGTGTCTGAACTGGTTGCCTAAAAATCTCTTGGTGTTACTAATCAGCTTTCCCTGCTGTACTGAAGGAGCTGGGTGTGCAGTAAATTTAACTCTGCTTTTAGGGATGAATCTGAACACCTGACTGCATCTCCATTGGCTACAATGGAGCTTTGCCAGCCAGGTGTCTGCAGAGCCCAAACTGAGACATACCAGGTGACATTTATGGCACCTTTGCTAAAGAAAAGTTCCCCTCTGTTCTCAGGCTTGCTCATGTAGTGACAATGGAAACATGCAGGGgacaaaaaaagccttttatgTGACAGTAATTGATCTGAACTGTGGCTGTCCCACATGGTTCTTCCTTGGGCCGAGAATCCACCACAAATCTataaagaagaatattttatttcttatttttcactaaaatagaaaaaagagtTCCTTATATTCTAAAAATACAACCCTTTCAGAAAGGTTCCAGGTACCATTTAATGCCATTTGTCACCTAATAAATGATCTCACCTGCCTGTTTTGTGTGCATTGCTGCAGGATCGAAATAGCTTCACACTGAAGCTGGAAGATACAGAAATTTGGCTTTATGAAGATGGTGAAGACCAGCCCAAACAAATATACATTGATAAATTGGCAGAACTGAAGGTGAGTGGTTCTTACATTCCCGTGGGAATTTACTGAAGCTGGAGAACGTTGTTCCAGTGAGGAGCTGTCTGAGGTAACAAACAGCTTTGGACTGTAAGTGTGTGAGGAGCAGATCTCCAACAGACCTGTAAGAACAGAGCTGAGGGAGGCTCAGTCTCTCCTGTAAGTTGAGGGAAGAGTCAGAGCTGTGAGGAGTTCAGGAAAGTTGATGTATTCTGTCAAACCTTGAGGATCCCTCAGTGATGCCCCATGAGTTTTGATACCTGTTGTCTTTTGTTTCAGACTCTGGGTCAGCCTATTCAAGCAAGATTCCAAGAATCAGAGGAAAGACCAAAAGCATTTGAGGAATTGGGGAAGCAAATCCAGCA containing:
- the HSPA4 gene encoding heat shock 70 kDa protein 4 isoform X2, producing the protein MYMEEERNFTIEQVTGMLLTKLKETAENALKKPVVDCVVSVPCFYTDAERRSVMDATQIAGLNCLKLINETTAVALAYGIYKQDLPALEEKPRNVVFVDMGHSAYQVSVCAFNKGKLKVLATAFDTALGGRKFDEVLVEYFCEEFGKKYKLDIKSKIRALLRLYQECERLKKLMSANASDLPMNIECFMNDIDVSGTMNRGKFLEMCEGLLARVEPPLRSVLEQARLKKEDIYAVEIVGGTTRIPAVKEKISKFFGKEVSTTLNADEAVARGCALQCAILSPAFKVREFSITDLIPYPISLRWNSPAEEGLCDCEVFPKNHPAPFSKVLTFYRKEPFTLEAYYSSPKELPYPDPAIAHFLVQKVTPQTDGSSSKVKVKVRVNIHGIFSVSSASLVEVHKSDENEEPMETDQHAKEEEKMQVDEEQQKAEEQQQTQPENKAESEEMETCQADSKDKKVDQPPQAKKAKVKTTTVDLPIENQLVWQIGKDMLNLFIENEGKMIMQDKLEKERNDAKNAVEEYVYEMRDKLCGVYEKFISEDDRNSFTLKLEDTEIWLYEDGEDQPKQIYIDKLAELKTLGQPIQARFQESEERPKAFEELGKQIQQYMKAVHAFKAKDELYEHLDEADVAKVEKSTNEAMEWMNNNLNLQNKRSLTLDPVIKAKDIQAKAKELANICNPIVNKPKPKVELPKEEQKATEANGPLDGQGDGSGPQPPEQGSGPTASEKKLPEMDID